The Xenopus laevis strain J_2021 chromosome 5L, Xenopus_laevis_v10.1, whole genome shotgun sequence genome has a segment encoding these proteins:
- the LOC121393869 gene encoding adhesion G protein-coupled receptor F5-like has product MMGRDSGSRVKRLVGQEPSSFYVQFIPQDINAVTVQVVKYFLGNFSFPSTGSGIEITNITVASECTRGLLDLRCTCQSGFMLNIPKCTENLLCVPIWVLSPYCLCAQWTSTAAYCELPPTSRHQ; this is encoded by the exons ATGATGGGCAGAGACAGTGGAAGTCGTGTGAAGAGATTGGTTG GTCAGGAACCTTCTTCTTTCTACGTCCAGTTTATCCCCCAGGATATAAACGCAGTCACGGTACAAGTTGTCAAATACTTTCTGGGTAACTTCTCCTTTCCCAGCACTGGGTCGGGAATTGAGATCACCAACATTACAGTTGCCTCAG AATGCACCAGGGGGCTTCTGGATCTACGTTGCACGTGCCAGTCCGGCTTCATGTTGAACATCCCAAAGTGCACGGAAAACCTGCTGTGCGTCCCAATTTGGGTTCTGAGCCCTTATTGTCTGTGCGCTCAATGGACATCAACTGCCGCTTACTGTGAACTTCCACCAACAAGTAGGCATCAATGA
- the LOC121393957 gene encoding adhesion G-protein coupled receptor F3-like codes for MFSPQWLKAGLGTPVTEIPLMIGSLKFYTMGRGQYISTSWDVTAAIQTMYTLSLAAIENNIAINVSIMTDCITVSSQILEYELPNLWYNIHYEDPAIGSKFTQSLENMLRVLEPQAKDLQIIAPNVELNIFVLEPSTLASHSTLSISPRVQMLFKSTALQELTQIGNLTMASMAIKKLSKILPNNYGNNLKGSGHVIKDIILMNNFNINQESLRQDGIDLIFERASDLNRTEVDLSQCVLWDYNLFDGNGGWSPEECLTYTKDNITVCSCKHQTSLSLVTFIPTPQEECRWKSLNLFGRSTSIASLILSLLIYLVEWRFIVKSQISFCHQMSIVNIALCWLMADLCFLGSSCIIGTTLTPDFCTAAAFFKHLFYMAASFWMLFEGLLLFQQLVLGFLKLQKKSLVVIMLAIGYLCPLIIALVTLSLYHPSGTYVTADICFLNVENGAINTFSAPVLIISFMNIVVVIVGIWKLMKPSQSESSEESGEGQPKERSRDSTNGCAKERSEESAEGQAKERSRDSTNGCAKERSEESAEGQAKERPEESSKGSANERSEESAKESSEESAKESSEESARERSEESAKERSGESSEESSEGEDREDLIAIFKPLLILTTIFALTWVLELAMSVMCGVQVFLDFISNILNSFQGLFISVFGCLMDKRVWMAILKRLRWLRDLIPPISSINCLWRRREKSSYTLDQHTRWKFWRKWKA; via the exons ATGTTCTCTCCCCAGTGGCTGAAGGCTGGCCTGGGGACACCAGTGACTGAGATTCCCTTGATGATCGGGAGTTTGAAGTTCTACACGATGGGAAGGGGCCAATACATCAGCACTTCCTGGGATGTTACGGCGGCTATACAGACTATGTATACACTCTCTCTCGCTGCCATAGAAAATAACATAGCCATCAACGTCAGTATTATGACT GACTGTATTACTGTGAGCAGTCAGATCTTAGAATACGAGCTGCCAAACCTGTGGTATAATATCCATTATGAAGATCCGGCCATAGGATCCAAATTTACACAATCACTGGAGAACATGCTGAGGGTCCTAGAACCACAGGCTAAAGATCTGCAGATCATCGCTCCTAATGTTGAGCTGAATATTTTTGTACTAGAACCCTCTACATTGGCCTCTCACAGCACCTTGAGTATTAGCCCTAGGGTGCAGATGTTGTTCAAGAGCACTGCTCTACAAGAACTTACTCAGATTGGCAACCTCACCATGGCCAGTATGGCAATCAAGAAACTAAGTAAAATACTGCCTAATAATTATGGGAACAATTTAAAGGGGTCTGGCCACGTCATCAAAGACATTATCTTAATGAACAACTTTAATATCAACCAGGAGAGTCTGAGACAAGACGGCATCGATCTGATTTTTGAGAGAGCAAGTGACTTAAATAGGACAGAAGTAGACCTATCTCAGTGTGTTTTATGGGACTACAATCTATTTGATGGAAATGGTGGTTGGTCTCCTGAGGAATGCCTCACCTACACCAAGGACAACATCACAGTGTGCAGTTGCAAACACCAAACATCTCTTTCCCTTGTGACCTTTATCCCCACCCCTCAAGAGGAATGTCGCTGGAAATCTCTAAATCTCTTTGGTAGATCAACGTCCATTGCAAGTCTTATCCTTTCTCTTCTCATATATCTTGTGGAGTGGAGGTTTATTGTGAAGAGTCAGATCTCCTTTTGCCATCAAATGTCTATAGTCAACATTGCCCTGTGTTGGTTGATGGCCGACTTGTGCTTCTTGGGATCATCCTGCATCATCGGTACGACGCTCACTCCTGACTTCTGTACCGCGGCAGCATTTTTCAAGCACCTTTTTTACATGGCTGCCTCGTTTTGGATGCTCTTCGAAGGACTTCTTTTATTTCAGCAACTCGTCTTGGGTTTTCTTAAGTTACAGAAGAAGTCCTTAGTAGTCATCATGCTGGCTATCGGTTACCTTTGCCCGCTGATAATAGCTCTTGTGACTTTGTCTCTCTATCATCCGTCAGGGACTTATGTTACTGcagatatttgttttttgaatgtAGAAAATGGGGCCATCAATACTTTCTCTGCGCCAGTTCTGATCATTAGTTTCATGAACATCGTCGTAGTAATTGTGGGAATTTGGAAGCTGATGAAGCCTTCCCAATCTGAAAGTTCAGAAGAAAGTGGAGAAGGGCAGCCAAAAGAGAGGTCAAGAGATAGCACTAATGGGTGTGCAAAAGAGAGGTCAGAAGAAAGTGCAGAAGGGCAGGCAAAAGAGAGGTCAAGAGATAGCACTAATGGGTGTGCAAAAGAGAGGTCAGAAGAAAGTGCAGAAGGGCAGGCAAAAGAGAGGCCAGAAGAAAGTTCAAAAGGGAGTGCAAATGAGAGATCAGAAGAGAGTGCAAAAGAGAGTTCAGAAGAGAGTGCAAAAGAGAGTTCAGAAGAGAGTGCAAGAGAGAGGTCAGAAGAAAGTGCAAAAGAGAGGTCAGGAGAAAGTTCAGAAGAGAGTTCAGAAGGAGAAGATAGAGAAGACTTGATAGCCATCTTTAAGCCCCTCCTTATCCTGACAACTATCTTTGCCCTGACTTGGGTCCTTGAATTGGCAATGTCCGTAATGTGCGGAGTGCAGGTGTTCTTGGATTTCATCTCTAACATTCTGAATTCATTTCAG GGTCTTTTCATATCTGTGTTTGGCTGCCTTATGGACAAAAGG GTCTGGATGGCGATATTAAAGCGATTACGATGGCTTCGAGACTTGATCCCACCAATTTCATCCATAAACTGCT